AATTTTTCGTATGCACGAATGTCAACGATAGCAAAACGCCCATGCCCGTTTTCCGTTAAAAAAACGGGAGAATCAACAGTGACTTCGCGTAAAACACGATTGTAGTTTCTCAGTTCAGAAATTGGCTTGATTGTCGGCATGGTGAACTCCTTTCATCGATTGATTTAGTTTAACTGAGTGCATACGGTAATTCAATAGCAATGTTTGACGGCGCGCTGTGGCGCGCCTTAGGGGAGCGTCGCGCGTGCGCGACTTAGGGGAGCGGCCCTGATGGGCCTTAGGGGATAGGGGAGCGCCGCTGGGGCGGCGCAGTGACAAGTGGCAAGTAGCAAGTAGCAAGTGCTTTACTGCGGCTGAGGATGGTCGGCGGCAGAGGCCTGCACGCCCTCCAGGGCTGAAAAACGGCTAGCTGGGGACAGCTTCGCCCTTCTATGTGTGGGTTTGTCAACCGCAAATAATTCCTTAGAACCTTTTTTGTAAAAACGTCTGTTTTCGTGTTACATTTTATAAATCCTTTTGCGAGCGATTGATGTCATCTGCGAAATGAACCGGCTTTTGGAAGTTCCGCTTAATCTGAATCGGAAGCGGACAACCTTCTATCCGTTAGGGACGAACCCTTAACACAATTCTGCATGCGCCTTTCGACTCTGAAAGCCGGGATGACCAGGGAGAACAATCTACCAAATCGGTGTGTTTAGTACCAAGGGCGAAGCCGTTTCCCTGAACATTCCGACAAATAACATCCATCATTAAAACTCCGTACGTACCTCAGCCGGTTCCGGCTTAACTTTTGAGTATTGCGCCCTCAGGAACAATATCCTGCTCAACGTATTTCCATAAAGCCACCAGAAGCTTCCTGGCCAGTGCTACAATGGCCTTCCGTTTAGCCCGGCTGGTATTCTCGGCCATGCAGCGATCCTTGAACCACTGGGTTAGTGCACTGTCGGGCTGCCAGCGCACCCAGCCCCAAGCCAGTTCGATCATCGTGGTTCTGACGCGAGAATTACCAGCTTTGCTGATTCCCTGCTCCCGCAGCGTTTCTCCACTGTCGAAAGGCGTCCCTGTCAGTCCGGA
This genomic stretch from Candidatus Cloacimonadota bacterium harbors:
- a CDS encoding transposase → RVKLDELRDWSGRELRPEVAEELSREQKRLIMVEEQIKGLEAEQTQAVIQPENVADKKAQKLQNLKSIGLQTGWTLSHEALGWRTFRNRKAVGSFSGLTGTPFDSGETLREQGISKAGNSRVRTTMIELAWGWVRWQPDSALTQWFKDRCMAENTSRAKRKAIVALARKLLVALWKYVEQDIVPEGAILKS
- a CDS encoding prevent-host-death protein, with amino-acid sequence MPTIKPISELRNYNRVLREVTVDSPVFLTENGHGRFAIVDIRAYEKLRTELDLISALVDGEATARKEGWVSLDAAKQQLGV